In one Kwoniella botswanensis chromosome 3, complete sequence genomic region, the following are encoded:
- a CDS encoding agmatinase, which produces MLLNLTILFALLPSLVQAAVPAPAAQAVFPDRDRVRHTYKEYLSGSSEPRHPSPEYKAKAAQKAAKETLDLQAAKYGYEDAENAAFYAMRAEAGARDPNEKAPFPPYNTWDAYWGLKTFGHTKPVRCMTADNTTLYDIAILGAPFDTATSWRPGARFGPGGIRGGAQRLGGANRLLGNDAFQELEIVDCGDSRMTFYSNDLALATLEDDYRSLINRPISTSFKNGEESLALDGQHHPRVMMLGGDHTIVLPALRALNEVYGPVSVIHFDSHCDSRHPDKGTLTHGDYFYFAWKEGLMSETNIHAGIRSNCDIPSDLETNFATVLADEIEDIGWKGVIKRIKDRVGDSPVYLTIDIDTLDPAFAPATGTPEIGGWTSREMIKILHGLKDLKIVGADVVEVAPAYDTTAEITQIAAAGLVFELLSMMALTPVVKT; this is translated from the exons ATGCTGCTGAacctcaccatcctcttcgcgCTCCTTCCGTCTCTTGTCCAAGCGGCCGTCCCAGCCCCCGCTGCTCAAGCGGTGTTCCCCGATCGAGATCGAGTTCGACACACCTACAAGGAATACCTATCCGGTAGCTCGGAGCCTCGACACCCTTCTCCCGAATACAAGGCGAAGGCAGCACAGAAGGCCGCCAAGGAGACTTTAGACCTACAGGCTGCAAAGTATGGGTACGAAGATGCGGAGAATGCGGCTTTTTACGCTATGAGGGCGGAGGCCGGGGCGAGGGACCCCAATGAGAAAGCGCCAT TCCCCCCTTATAACACTTGGGATGCCTACTGGGGTCTCAAGACATTCGGCCACACCAAG CCTGTCCGATGCATGACAGCGGATAACACGACCCTCTACGATATCGCCATCCTGGGCGCTCCCTTCGACACCGCGACTTCCTGGAGACCTGGCGCTCGATTCGGTCCGGGTGGTATCAGGGGCGGTGCTCAACGGCTTGGGGGTGCGAATCGTCTGCTCGGAAACGATGCATTCCAGGAGCTCGAGATCG TCGATTGTGGTGACTCGAGAATGACATTCTACTCCAACGATCTCGCTTTGGCCACCCTGGAAGATGACTACAGGAGCCTCATCAATCGTCCGATCTCAACTTCTTTCAAGAACGGTGAAGAAAGCTTGGCCCTCGATGGTCAACACCATCCaagagtgatgatgctgGGCGGTGACCATAC TATCGTGCTCCCTGCTCTACGAGCCCTGAACGAAGTTTACGGACCTGTGTCGGTCATCCACTTTGACAGTCACTGTGACTCGCGACACCCCGACAAAGGCACTCTGACCCACGGC GACTACTTCTACTTCGCTTGGAAGGAGGGACTGATGAGCGAGACCAACATTCATGCTGG TATCCGATCCAACTGCGACATTCCCTCTGACCTCGAGACCAACTTCGCCACCGTCCTCGCTGACGAGATCGAAGATATCGGATGGAAGGGCGTGATCAAGCGCATCAAGGACCGAGTGGGTGACAGTCCCGTTTATCTGACCATCGACATCGATACCCTCGACCCTGCTTTCGCACCTGCGACAGGAACTCCAGAGATCGGAGGTTGGACCAGTagggagatgatcaagatcttGCATGGTCTTAAGGATCTCAAGATTGTCGGTGCTGATGTTGTAGAAGTCGCCCCTGCCTACGATACGAC AGCCGAGATCACGCAGATCGCTGCAGCCGGCCTGGTATTCGAGCTGCTCAGCATGATGGCGCTCACTCCCGTTGTCAAGACCTAG
- a CDS encoding OPT family small oligopeptide transporter, with the protein MPSSSKEIDRDPLEEDSSEAIHQLPRIGDSDINDNANKLSEKYIEPTVSVNEVNDKVYEPKIEQEEVIVVENADQLVAHVVDPRDDPDLPVLTFRFWFLGAGLACFGAVLAEIYYFKPQNASVSALFQLIIAYVLGNLMAAVIPSKGKWRYLNPGPFNIKEHAAIVIFSSTASVSTAEAVTIVAILNLYYNIEINPGVAIIQTWATQCIGYAVCGVLQSALIYPTYAVWPETLPYMSLLQSMHFGGMLNKKRMKFFWIVFIAIFCWEIVPSWMFPLLTAVSIICLADNGRHTVVRQLFGAGSSNEGLGLFSFSFDWILITQAYPLWWPFNSQWNSWIGLLICYALMMGGYYSNVGEGRTNGLPFMSTSIFTSNGTSYQQSKILDSNNALNMTAYQEYGRPYYTSTYQLSLATHNLSCGAAVMHVLLWHYKDILAGWAGIRLGNKNLDVKDPHYEKMKAYKVVPQWAYLIVFVVSMAVSMGTAYYGGHNTIPAWSVLIFTLFGYFFAIILGFLKAVTGFDTSINGIVQLIAAFLHPGKPIANMYASLYGYYAPLQTLYMLKDQKLGQYAKVPPRVVFIAQFCGTFLGATLNYCIYRSIMSAHREILKDPVGSRIWSGWNLQGTNSKAITFGALGKQMYTAGGPYWFIPACLGIGLVLPIPFWLMYRRFPKQSIWRNLNTPIITNYMGWLPYSVNGMWWSGALIGFMSQWWARKYRPRWFVKYNYLLSASLDGGTQVIYFILNFAIFGAAGAAKDFPYWWGNPDPSKLSVDRCQAV; encoded by the exons atgccatcatcatcgaaagaGATCGACCGCGACCCTCTTGAGGAAGACTCAAGCGAGGCCATTCACCAGCTACCCAGGATTGGGGACTCGGATATTAACGACAACGCCAACAAATTGTCCGAGAAGTACATCGAGCCAACTGTCAGCGTCAACGAAGTCAATGACAAGGTTTACGAACCGAAAATCGAACAGGAAGAGGTGATCGTCGTAGAAAACGCTGACCAGCTGGTCGCGCATGTCGTAGA CCCTCGAGACGATCCCGATCTTCCTGTTTTGACCTTCCGATTCTGGTTCCTTGGTGCCGGTCTTGCGTGCTTTGGTGCTGTCCTTGCTGAGATCTACTATTTCAAA CCTCAAAATGCGTCGGTGTCAGCTCTGTTCCAGCTCATTATTGCATATGTTCTCGGCAATCTTATGGCTGCGGTCATCCCTTCCAAAGGGAAATGGCGATACCTCAACCCCGGTCCTTTCAACA TCAAGGAGCATGCGGCTATCGTCATCTTTTCATCGACTGCCTCGGTCTCAACTGCTGAAGCGGTCACGATCGTGGCGATTCTCAACTTGTACTACAACATCGAGATAAACCCCG GTGTCGCCATTATTCAGACCTGGGCTACCCAGTGTATCGGATATGCGGTCTGTGGTGTTCTTCAATCCGCTCTCATCTACCCAACCTACGCTGTATGGCCAGAGACCTTGCCTTACATGTCTCTTCTGCAGTCCATGCACTTCGGAGGCATGTTGAACAAAAAGCGAATGAAGTTCTTCTGGATCGTCTTCATCGCCATCTTCTGCTGGGAGATCGTTCCCTCGTGGATGTTCCCTCTTCTCACTGCTGTCTCGATCATTTGCTTGGCGGACAACGGCCGACACACTGTGGTGCGACAGCTGTTCGGAGCCGGTTCCTCCAACGAGGGTCTTGgtctcttctccttcagtTTCGACTGGATTCTTATCACCCAGGCGTATCCTCTATG GTGGCCCTTCAACTCTCAGTGGAATTCCTGGATTGGTCTGCTCATTT GTTACGctttgatgatgggaggCTACTACAGCAATGTTGGTGAAGGCCGCACCAACGGCTTGCCTTTTATGAGTACTTCGATCTTTACCTCCAATGGAA CGTCATACCAACAAAGCAAGATATTGGACTCCAACAATGCCCTCAACATGACCGCGTACCAGGAATATGGTCGACCGTACTACACGTCGACGTATCAGTTGTCGCTTGCCACTCACAACTTGTCTTGTG GTGCTGCCGTCATGCACGTCCTCTTGTGGCACTACAAAGACATACTTGCGGGCTGGGCTGGAATCCGACTCGGTAACAAGAACCTGGATGTTAAGGACCCTCATTATGAGAAAATGAAGGCGTACAAAGTGGTCCCTCAGTGGGCCTATCTGATCGTGTTTGTTG TCTCGATGGCCGTGTCAATGGGAACTGCCTACTATGGCGGCCACAACACCATCCCCGCTTGGTCTGTCTTgatcttcaccctcttcggCTACTTCTTTGCTATAATTCTGGGATTCCTCAAGGCTGTCACCGGTTTCGACACCAGTATCAACGGTATCGTGCAGCTTATTGCCGCCTTCCTGCACCCTGGAAA ACCTATCGCGAACATGTACGCATCTCTCTACGGATACTACGCACCCCTTCAAACGCTCTACATGCTCAAAGAccaaaag CTTGGCCAATATGCCAAAGTCCCACCCAGAGTCGTGTTCATCGCTCAATTCTGCGGAACCTTCCTCGGCGCCACCCTCAATTATTGTATCTACAG GTCGATCATGTCTGCTCATCGAGAGATCTTGAAAGACCCAGTCGGTAGTCGAATCTGGTCCGGGTGGAATTTGCAGGG TACCAACTCCAAGGCTATCACCTTCGGTGCTCTCGGAAAGCAGATGTACACTGCCGGTGGACCATATTGGTTCATTCCCGCTTGTTTAGGTATTGGCTTGGTACTTCCGATTCCCTTCTGGCTCATGTACAGGCGATTCCCCAAGCAGAGTATCTGGAGGAATCTCAACACTCCTATCATCACCAATTATATGGGCTGGCTCCCATACTCTGTCAACG GTATGTGGTGGTCTGGTGCCTTGATCGGCTTCATGTCCCAATGGTGGGCAAGGAAGTACCG ACCTCGATGGTTCGTCAAGTACAACTACTTGCTCAG TGCGAGTCTCGACGGTGGTACTCAGGtcatctacttcatcctcaacttcGCCATCTTCGGCGCAGCAGGAGCGGCGAAAGACTTCCCATACTGGTGGGGTAATCCCGATCCCTCTAAACTGAGTGTTGACAGGTGTCAAGCTGTCTGA